Proteins encoded in a region of the Thermus sp. LT1-2-5 genome:
- a CDS encoding cobyric acid synthase: MRAKALAIWGTGSGVGKSLFAAGLLRHFRRLGLKAAPFKAQNMANHARVARGGELATAQWLQALAAGVEPEVRMNPILVKPFGEQGAQVVVLGQVDPFLSSLPWRERKAHLEAPVREALEGLLAEYELLVLEGAGSPVERNLWPDLPNLGVAEWAGAKALLVADVDQGGALGALYGTWALLGEHRERLVGFAFNKFRGDLSLLTPAYRLLEGWTGVPVLGTLPMLPLEFPEEDGFRHRLRAGDGPKVAILRYPHASNLDEFWPLAELARPVYARSPEEAEGAELVILPGSRLPARDLPWLRGFLPLLRRHLEAGRPLLAVCGGAEMLAEAILDEEGVEEKGFFPGLGLLPYRVRMRREKRVEGKEVAIAGLSGYWARLNGLRVRGYEIHHGEGLPLFHQEGSLLATWLHGLLENPGVQRALFGREAQALEDALDALADALEAHLDLTHLHRSLGLAQGAPKGVSPGLPDPPPEPGLVLLLGGARSGKSRFAQRLAGPHASLIATAEPRDEEMATRIRRHQEERPPTWETLEEPIALAEALGKARHPTVVVDCLTLWVSNLLEKGLDPLAEAERFLQAVHRSGKRVIAVSNEVGMGIVPAHPLARRYRDLLGEVNARLAEAAEAVYLMVAGQALSLKGPNPAPDVG, from the coding sequence TTGCGGGCTAAGGCCCTTGCGATCTGGGGCACCGGAAGCGGGGTGGGGAAAAGCCTCTTCGCCGCCGGGCTTCTCCGCCACTTCCGCCGCCTCGGCCTCAAGGCCGCCCCCTTCAAGGCGCAGAACATGGCCAACCACGCCCGGGTGGCCCGGGGCGGGGAGCTGGCCACCGCCCAGTGGCTCCAGGCCCTGGCGGCGGGGGTGGAGCCCGAGGTGCGGATGAACCCCATCCTGGTGAAGCCCTTCGGGGAGCAGGGGGCCCAGGTGGTGGTCCTGGGCCAGGTGGACCCCTTCCTCTCCTCCCTGCCCTGGAGGGAGCGGAAGGCCCACCTGGAGGCGCCCGTGCGGGAGGCCCTGGAGGGCCTCTTGGCGGAGTACGAGCTCCTGGTGCTGGAGGGGGCGGGAAGCCCGGTGGAGCGGAACCTCTGGCCCGACCTCCCCAACCTCGGCGTGGCGGAGTGGGCCGGGGCCAAGGCCCTCCTGGTGGCGGACGTGGACCAAGGGGGGGCTTTGGGGGCCCTTTACGGCACCTGGGCCCTTTTGGGGGAGCACCGGGAGAGGCTTGTGGGCTTCGCCTTCAACAAGTTCCGGGGGGACCTCTCCCTCCTCACCCCCGCCTACCGCCTCCTGGAGGGCTGGACGGGGGTGCCGGTCCTGGGAACCCTTCCCATGCTCCCCCTGGAGTTCCCCGAGGAGGATGGGTTCCGCCACCGCCTTAGGGCCGGGGATGGGCCCAAGGTGGCCATCCTCCGCTACCCCCACGCCTCCAACCTGGACGAGTTCTGGCCTCTTGCCGAGCTGGCCCGCCCCGTCTACGCCCGAAGCCCCGAGGAGGCGGAAGGGGCCGAGCTCGTGATCCTTCCGGGAAGCCGCCTCCCCGCCCGGGACCTCCCCTGGCTCCGGGGCTTCCTGCCCCTCCTCCGGCGCCACCTGGAGGCGGGCAGGCCCCTCCTCGCCGTCTGCGGCGGGGCGGAGATGCTGGCCGAGGCCATCCTGGACGAGGAGGGGGTGGAGGAAAAGGGGTTCTTCCCTGGGCTTGGCCTCCTCCCCTACCGGGTGCGCATGCGCCGGGAAAAGCGGGTGGAGGGGAAGGAGGTGGCCATAGCGGGGCTCAGTGGGTACTGGGCCCGGCTCAACGGGCTAAGGGTGCGGGGCTACGAGATCCACCACGGGGAGGGCCTGCCCCTCTTCCACCAGGAGGGAAGCCTCCTCGCCACCTGGCTCCACGGCCTATTGGAAAACCCCGGGGTGCAACGGGCCCTCTTCGGCCGGGAGGCGCAGGCCCTGGAAGACGCCCTAGACGCCCTGGCGGACGCCCTCGAGGCCCACCTGGACCTCACCCACCTCCACCGGAGCCTGGGGCTTGCCCAAGGGGCACCAAAGGGGGTGAGCCCCGGCCTTCCCGACCCGCCCCCTGAGCCCGGCCTCGTCCTCCTCCTGGGAGGGGCAAGAAGCGGCAAGAGCCGCTTCGCCCAAAGGCTCGCTGGCCCCCACGCCAGCCTCATCGCCACCGCCGAGCCCCGGGACGAGGAGATGGCTACGCGGATCCGCCGCCACCAGGAGGAGCGCCCCCCCACCTGGGAAACCCTGGAGGAGCCCATCGCCCTGGCGGAAGCCCTAGGGAAGGCCCGCCACCCCACGGTGGTGGTGGACTGCCTTACCCTCTGGGTGTCCAACCTCCTGGAAAAGGGCCTGGACCCCTTGGCGGAGGCCGAGCGCTTCCTACAGGCAGTACACCGTAGCGGCAAGCGGGTCATCGCCGTGTCCAACGAGGTGGGTATGGGCATCGTCCCTGCCCATCCCTTGGCCCGCCGCTACCGCGACCTCCTGGGGGAGGTGAACGCCCGTTTGGCGGAAGCGGCAGAAGCGGTGTACCTGATGGTGGCGGGCCAAGCCTTGTCCCTCAAGGGGCCTAACCCCGCACCCGACGTCGGTTAG
- a CDS encoding MFS transporter, with the protein MKGISPAYRFVLASFLWSFGGNLVYFFLNFHLEALGYTRAHIGYAQALLLLVGVVFALPLAYLIPRLGYLRSLYMAFFLAVGSGLLLGLGLLVFPALGGYGLAGALLQGASAPLMARLVPPERRVALFSLQAALTTASGFFSTLLAGFLSEWVGARHVLLFALPFFLLALPLLRGLPEGEGRLPKLRGRFGVWLRLLLPQVVIGFGAGLVIPFLNLYLKEKFGLTYGATGLVFALSSLATGGAMLLQPLLVRMVGKLGAIVWVQALSLPFLALLAWAPWLPVVTVALLVRGALMNAAGPVYAALVMDYLPEEERPGFFLLESGLWSLLFALASALSGKLQAAMGLAAFHYLFGATLALYALGIALWPWAFQQKAPPTGGASGGKSG; encoded by the coding sequence GTGAAGGGGATCTCCCCCGCCTACCGTTTTGTGTTGGCAAGTTTCCTCTGGTCCTTCGGGGGCAACTTGGTCTATTTTTTTCTCAACTTCCACCTCGAGGCCCTGGGCTACACCCGGGCCCACATCGGCTACGCCCAGGCCCTGCTCCTCCTCGTGGGGGTGGTCTTCGCCTTGCCCCTGGCCTACCTCATCCCCCGCCTGGGCTACCTGAGAAGCCTCTACATGGCCTTTTTCCTGGCGGTGGGAAGCGGCCTTCTTCTGGGCCTTGGCCTTTTGGTCTTCCCCGCCCTAGGGGGGTATGGCCTGGCGGGGGCGCTGTTGCAGGGGGCGTCGGCGCCCCTCATGGCCCGGCTTGTACCCCCAGAAAGACGGGTGGCCCTCTTCAGCCTGCAGGCGGCCCTAACCACGGCGAGCGGCTTTTTCTCCACCCTGCTCGCTGGCTTCCTCTCCGAGTGGGTGGGGGCGCGGCACGTGCTCCTCTTTGCCCTTCCCTTCTTCCTCCTGGCGCTGCCCTTGCTACGGGGCTTGCCGGAAGGGGAGGGGAGGCTTCCTAAGCTTCGCGGGCGCTTTGGGGTGTGGCTTAGGCTTTTGCTACCCCAGGTGGTCATCGGCTTTGGGGCGGGGCTCGTCATCCCCTTTTTGAACCTTTACCTGAAGGAAAAGTTTGGGCTCACCTACGGGGCCACGGGGCTTGTCTTCGCCCTTTCCTCCTTGGCCACGGGGGGGGCGATGCTCCTCCAGCCCCTTTTGGTGCGCATGGTGGGGAAGCTCGGGGCTATCGTCTGGGTGCAGGCCCTTTCCCTTCCGTTTCTAGCCCTTTTGGCCTGGGCCCCCTGGCTTCCCGTGGTCACCGTGGCCCTCTTGGTGCGGGGGGCCTTGATGAACGCTGCTGGGCCCGTGTACGCCGCCTTGGTGATGGACTACCTGCCCGAGGAGGAGCGGCCGGGCTTCTTCTTGCTGGAGTCGGGGCTTTGGAGCCTCCTCTTTGCCCTGGCCAGCGCCCTTTCCGGCAAACTCCAGGCGGCCATGGGGCTTGCCGCTTTCCATTACCTCTTCGGGGCCACCTTGGCGCTTTACGCCTTGGGCATCGCCCTATGGCCCTGGGCCTTCCAGCAAAAGGCCCCGCCCACGGGCGGGGCCTCGGGGGGAAAGAGCGGCTAA
- the nth gene encoding endonuclease III yields the protein MEGVGCPREGQKAKKARALEILKALKAAYPGARTELRHSSPFQLLVATVLSAQATDKSVNEATPALFARFPDARALAAATPEEVEPYIRRIGLYKTKAKNLVALAKRLVAEHGGEVPQDKEALMRLPGVGWKTATVVLGAAFGIPGIAVDTHVARVSRRLCLTEARRPEKIGADLERLFPKEDWVFVHHALVLHGRYVCTARKPRCAACVLAPFCPSRED from the coding sequence GTGGAGGGCGTGGGTTGCCCCAGGGAAGGGCAAAAGGCGAAGAAGGCGCGGGCCTTGGAGATCCTCAAGGCCCTCAAGGCGGCCTATCCCGGTGCCCGCACGGAGCTTAGGCATAGTAGCCCCTTCCAACTGCTGGTGGCCACGGTCCTTTCCGCCCAGGCCACGGACAAAAGCGTGAACGAGGCCACCCCGGCCCTCTTCGCCCGCTTCCCCGACGCCAGGGCCCTGGCGGCGGCCACCCCGGAGGAGGTGGAGCCCTATATCCGGCGCATCGGCCTCTATAAGACCAAGGCTAAGAACCTGGTGGCCCTGGCGAAGCGGCTTGTGGCGGAGCACGGGGGGGAGGTGCCGCAGGACAAGGAGGCCCTCATGCGCCTTCCCGGGGTGGGCTGGAAGACGGCCACGGTGGTCCTGGGGGCCGCCTTCGGCATCCCCGGCATCGCCGTGGACACCCATGTGGCCCGGGTAAGCCGGAGGCTTTGCCTCACGGAGGCCAGGCGCCCGGAAAAGATCGGGGCCGATTTGGAGAGGCTTTTCCCCAAGGAGGACTGGGTCTTCGTCCACCACGCCCTGGTGCTCCATGGCCGCTACGTCTGCACGGCGCGGAAGCCCCGCTGCGCCGCTTGCGTCCTCGCTCCCTTTTGCCCAAGCCGGGAGGATTAG
- a CDS encoding S8 family serine peptidase: protein METKPAPEMPWGLVGGLLLLLGGALLFTLGLLRESATPLPPGVLHPRRALVGEEVRFGIGDISPERVRVTVDGVEAPVVERRPGEVRFRVPQVPGGKRRVVARGSPAVEAELVVLGRVVREEALLFLPEEKPLRLPPGFQVVEEQRLGECGLRLYRLRVEGLPLGLALEALEAQDPAYKADPESLWSLDQEGAGIAGARGFWARGVRGGGVTVAVLDTGVEPFPGGRFLPGYDFVEGDPLPQDGFPGGHGTQVASLVLEVAPEARILPLRVCDERGVCRASRVVQGVCYALAGPRPLVLNLSLGGETPVEVLEAVLRRALAEGVGVVAAGGNQGPQGPAHYPAALDLPGLLAVGALDARLEGPAPFSTWGAYLDLLAPGEGVACRGPGGVGAVCRGSSFAAPWVAGALALLMEERPGMDPKGYEDLLKAWARPLPYPPEAVGAGALRLP, encoded by the coding sequence ATGGAGACTAAGCCTGCACCCGAGATGCCCTGGGGCCTGGTGGGAGGGCTGTTGCTCCTTTTGGGTGGTGCCCTTCTCTTTACCCTGGGCCTTCTTAGGGAAAGCGCCACACCCCTTCCCCCGGGGGTCCTCCATCCGCGCAGGGCTTTGGTGGGCGAGGAGGTGCGCTTCGGCATCGGGGACATTTCCCCGGAAAGGGTTCGGGTCACCGTGGACGGCGTGGAGGCGCCCGTGGTGGAACGGCGGCCCGGGGAGGTGCGCTTCCGCGTCCCCCAGGTGCCCGGAGGGAAAAGACGGGTTGTGGCCCGGGGAAGCCCTGCGGTGGAGGCGGAGCTTGTGGTCCTGGGCCGGGTGGTGCGGGAGGAGGCCCTTCTCTTCCTACCGGAGGAGAAGCCCCTCCGCCTGCCCCCAGGGTTCCAGGTGGTGGAGGAGCAGCGCCTAGGGGAGTGTGGTCTGCGGCTTTATCGGCTTAGGGTGGAGGGCCTTCCCCTGGGTTTGGCCCTGGAGGCCCTCGAGGCTCAAGACCCCGCGTACAAGGCGGATCCGGAAAGCCTTTGGTCCTTGGACCAGGAAGGGGCGGGGATCGCCGGGGCGAGGGGCTTTTGGGCTAGGGGTGTTCGGGGAGGGGGCGTGACCGTGGCGGTACTGGATACAGGGGTAGAGCCCTTCCCCGGGGGACGCTTCCTGCCGGGATACGATTTCGTGGAGGGCGATCCCCTTCCCCAGGACGGCTTTCCCGGTGGACACGGCACGCAGGTGGCCTCCTTGGTTTTGGAGGTGGCGCCGGAGGCCAGGATCCTGCCCCTAAGGGTGTGCGACGAGCGGGGGGTGTGTCGGGCGAGCCGCGTGGTCCAGGGGGTGTGCTACGCCTTGGCGGGGCCTAGACCCCTAGTCCTCAACCTGAGCCTGGGCGGGGAGACGCCGGTGGAGGTTCTGGAGGCTGTGTTGCGCCGGGCCTTGGCGGAGGGGGTGGGGGTGGTGGCGGCGGGAGGCAACCAGGGGCCCCAGGGGCCGGCCCACTACCCCGCTGCCTTGGATCTGCCTGGGCTTTTGGCCGTGGGGGCGTTGGATGCGCGCTTAGAAGGGCCTGCTCCCTTCAGCACCTGGGGTGCGTACCTGGACCTCCTCGCTCCAGGGGAGGGGGTGGCCTGCCGGGGGCCGGGCGGGGTGGGGGCGGTGTGCCGAGGAAGCTCCTTTGCCGCGCCTTGGGTTGCGGGTGCTTTGGCCCTTCTGATGGAGGAGAGGCCGGGTATGGACCCCAAGGGATACGAGGATCTTTTGAAGGCTTGGGCCCGGCCCCTTCCCTATCCTCCTGAGGCGGTGGGAGCAGGGGCTTTGCGGCTCCCTTAG
- a CDS encoding tetratricopeptide repeat protein — MRLLRTLGGPELEGVGFGREKPLLLLAYLAVEGPKPRRHLAELFWPRARDPLNSLAVALVQLRPLGVVTGEEVLAARVDLDLPLVFQALREGKVEEALRLYRGAFLERLTLKLSEELEEWVWRKREEVARKVARGVKRAALGLAALGFVEEAEVLWERLLSLPGLLEPPRLPRLDKLLLPEEERRAFFRLYLGGETPGGETLARLRLRGLVDAKGRPLLRPPLSLEAQEEALELARGRPLREAVHLYRLAPSLLRGEDLSRAVEAFVAEAKALLPRNPKVALDLLRDAPDLPPLRLLRVRALERLGRFREALELLADLPESEEVRLLKGIIAFRLGRRQEAWQALEGIRGVSAEAWNLRGYLLLGEGKPLEAAEAFARAAVRFLAQGEEERYAGALGNRALALAEGQAAREAVEWAFQEALSGAKGTLARARLLLNLGVYRERLGDFAAAESLYREALDLGEEGGSLEVLGRAWNNLGALYHRQGRREEAEEAYRRALLLAQEAGEMVLTAAVLANLGELRGERTFLEEAVALLQEIGHESLAERYRERMVRLAP; from the coding sequence ATGCGCCTTCTCCGCACCCTGGGCGGGCCAGAGCTGGAGGGGGTGGGGTTTGGCCGGGAGAAGCCCCTGCTCCTGTTGGCCTATTTAGCGGTGGAGGGGCCCAAGCCGCGCCGCCATTTGGCGGAGCTCTTTTGGCCTCGAGCCCGGGACCCCCTCAACAGCCTGGCCGTGGCCTTGGTGCAGCTTCGGCCCCTTGGGGTGGTGACGGGGGAGGAGGTCTTGGCTGCCCGGGTGGACCTTGACCTTCCCTTGGTGTTTCAGGCCCTTAGGGAAGGGAAAGTGGAGGAGGCCTTGCGCCTATACCGCGGGGCTTTTCTGGAGCGCCTTACCCTAAAGCTCTCGGAGGAGCTCGAGGAGTGGGTGTGGCGCAAGCGGGAGGAGGTGGCGCGGAAGGTGGCCCGGGGGGTCAAGCGGGCGGCTTTGGGCCTGGCGGCCTTGGGCTTTGTGGAGGAGGCAGAGGTCCTTTGGGAGCGCCTCCTTTCCCTGCCTGGGCTTCTTGAACCGCCTCGCTTGCCCCGCCTGGATAAGCTCCTTCTGCCCGAGGAGGAGCGGCGGGCCTTTTTCCGCCTATACCTAGGCGGGGAGACGCCCGGAGGGGAAACCCTTGCCCGCCTGAGGCTCCGAGGCCTTGTGGACGCCAAGGGAAGGCCCTTGCTGAGGCCTCCCTTGAGCCTCGAGGCCCAGGAGGAAGCCCTGGAACTGGCGCGGGGGCGTCCCCTGCGGGAGGCGGTGCACCTCTACCGCCTTGCCCCTTCCTTACTCCGGGGGGAGGACCTATCGCGGGCGGTGGAGGCGTTTGTGGCGGAGGCGAAGGCACTTCTTCCCCGCAACCCCAAGGTTGCCTTGGACCTTCTGCGGGACGCTCCTGACCTTCCCCCCCTTCGCCTGTTGCGCGTCCGGGCTTTGGAGCGGCTTGGGCGCTTCCGGGAAGCCCTGGAGCTCTTGGCGGACCTTCCCGAAAGCGAGGAAGTGCGCCTTTTGAAGGGCATCATCGCCTTTCGGCTAGGGCGGCGCCAGGAGGCCTGGCAGGCCCTGGAGGGCATAAGGGGGGTTTCGGCGGAGGCCTGGAACCTTAGGGGGTACCTGCTCCTCGGGGAGGGTAAGCCCCTGGAGGCGGCGGAAGCCTTTGCTCGGGCGGCGGTGCGTTTCCTGGCTCAGGGGGAGGAGGAGCGCTACGCCGGGGCTTTGGGCAACCGCGCCCTGGCCTTGGCCGAGGGCCAAGCGGCCAGGGAGGCGGTGGAGTGGGCCTTCCAGGAGGCCCTTTCGGGGGCTAAGGGAACCTTGGCCCGGGCCCGGCTGCTTCTCAACCTAGGGGTCTACCGGGAGCGGCTCGGCGATTTTGCTGCTGCGGAAAGCCTCTACCGCGAGGCCCTGGACCTGGGGGAGGAGGGGGGTAGCCTCGAGGTTCTGGGGCGAGCCTGGAACAACCTGGGAGCCCTGTACCACCGCCAGGGGCGACGGGAGGAGGCGGAGGAAGCCTACCGCAGGGCCCTTCTCCTGGCCCAGGAGGCGGGGGAGATGGTGCTGACGGCCGCGGTCCTGGCCAACCTGGGGGAGCTACGGGGGGAAAGGACCTTTTTGGAGGAGGCGGTGGCCCTCCTGCAAGAGATCGGACACGAGTCCCTTGCTGAGCGGTACCGAGAGCGCATGGTTCGCCTCGCGCCGTAG
- the glp gene encoding gephyrin-like molybdotransferase Glp translates to MRTNLSVEEALELVLAEARGELGVEELPLREAYGRVLAEDLASLVDHPDQDDTAIDGYACRERDTLGASPENPVRLRVIGEAPAGRPFAGRVGEKEAVAVYTGAPLPSGADALVRVEDTRREGDHVLLFAPASPKDIRPKGDDLKRGEVYLRRGDLLTPGRLGLAAAMGYPRLKVFRRPRVGILSTGDEVVEPGEALPFGGVYNSNAYSLLGLVLEAGAEPVLLGKVADRPEEVLARLEGAGPLDLLLTSGGVSMGEYDVVRRVLEERGEVVFWKVKQQPGGPLLLARLGELPVLGLPGNPVSSMVTFFLYGRPFLFRLQRRNDPPYRPLKAKALTPFKGAKGKKVFRRGVLSFEGGLAVRTTGNQSSGVLRSMAFGNALVVLPPDQDAPEGAEVEVLPLTFVL, encoded by the coding sequence ATGCGCACGAACCTTAGCGTGGAGGAAGCCTTAGAGCTGGTTTTGGCGGAGGCTCGAGGGGAGCTAGGGGTGGAGGAGCTTCCCTTGCGGGAGGCCTACGGCCGGGTCCTGGCCGAGGACCTGGCCTCCTTGGTGGACCACCCGGACCAGGACGACACCGCCATAGACGGCTACGCCTGTCGGGAGCGGGATACCCTTGGGGCTTCCCCGGAAAACCCCGTGCGCCTGAGGGTCATCGGCGAAGCCCCGGCGGGCAGGCCTTTTGCGGGAAGGGTCGGGGAGAAGGAGGCGGTGGCGGTCTACACGGGGGCTCCGCTTCCCTCCGGGGCCGACGCCCTGGTGCGGGTGGAGGACACCAGGCGGGAAGGGGACCACGTCCTCCTCTTCGCCCCGGCGAGCCCCAAGGACATCAGGCCCAAGGGGGACGACCTGAAGCGGGGGGAGGTTTACCTGCGGCGGGGCGACCTCCTCACCCCCGGGAGGCTCGGCCTGGCGGCGGCCATGGGCTACCCTCGCTTAAAGGTCTTCCGCCGGCCCAGGGTGGGGATCCTCTCCACGGGGGACGAGGTGGTGGAGCCGGGGGAGGCCTTGCCCTTTGGCGGGGTGTACAACTCCAACGCCTACAGCCTGTTGGGGTTGGTCCTCGAGGCGGGAGCCGAGCCCGTCCTCCTGGGCAAGGTGGCGGACCGCCCTGAGGAGGTTCTGGCCCGGCTGGAGGGGGCGGGGCCCTTGGACCTCCTCCTCACCTCGGGCGGGGTTTCCATGGGGGAATACGACGTGGTGCGGAGGGTCTTGGAGGAGCGGGGCGAGGTGGTCTTCTGGAAGGTGAAGCAACAGCCTGGGGGGCCCCTGCTCCTGGCCCGGCTTGGGGAGCTCCCGGTTTTGGGCCTTCCGGGAAACCCCGTGTCCAGCATGGTCACCTTCTTCCTCTACGGCAGGCCCTTCCTCTTCCGGCTCCAACGGCGCAATGACCCCCCGTACCGCCCCCTCAAGGCCAAAGCCCTTACCCCCTTTAAGGGGGCCAAGGGCAAGAAGGTCTTCCGCCGGGGGGTGCTCTCCTTTGAGGGGGGGCTTGCGGTGCGCACCACGGGCAACCAAAGTAGCGGCGTCCTCCGCTCCATGGCCTTCGGCAACGCCCTGGTGGTCCTCCCCCCGGACCAGGACGCCCCCGAGGGTGCGGAGGTGGAGGTCCTTCCCTTGACATTCGTGCTCTAG
- a CDS encoding ASCH domain-containing protein, whose translation MERPKIGLIVREPYASLIVDGKKTWEIRKRYARHRGPLGIIAQGRLIGQADLVGVEGPFSVEELLAHGEKHLAEEAFLRAYAQGAPLYAWVLENAFRYEKPLWVPQRKGRVMFVDLSEVPW comes from the coding sequence GTGGAAAGGCCCAAAATCGGCCTCATCGTGCGCGAGCCCTACGCTAGCCTCATCGTGGACGGCAAGAAGACCTGGGAGATCCGCAAGCGCTACGCCCGCCACCGAGGGCCCTTGGGCATCATCGCCCAGGGCAGGCTCATCGGCCAGGCGGACCTGGTGGGGGTGGAAGGCCCCTTTAGCGTGGAGGAGCTCCTGGCCCACGGGGAAAAGCACCTGGCCGAGGAAGCCTTTCTCCGGGCTTACGCCCAAGGGGCTCCCCTCTACGCCTGGGTCCTGGAAAACGCCTTCCGGTACGAGAAGCCCCTATGGGTCCCGCAGCGCAAGGGCCGGGTCATGTTCGTGGACCTCTCCGAGGTGCCGTGGTGA
- a CDS encoding DEAD/DEAH box helicase, with translation MEFKDFPLKEEIQEALARRGITAPTPIQAAALPLALEGKDLIGQARTGTGKTLAFALPIAQALEPSPVRGRKPRALVLTPTRELALQVAGEVSAVAPHLKVVAVYGGTGYAKQKEELARGADVVVATPGRALDYLKQGALDLSEVRIAVLDEADEMLSMGFEEEVEAILSATPAERQTLLFSATLPSWARRLAERYMKAPVVINVVREEGVTYQEEAILAPSDRLALLSDLLYVKAPKRAIVFTRTKAETEEVATGLLRLGHPARAIHGDLSQTDRERVMRAFREGEVRILVATDVAARGLDIPEVDLVVHYRLPDKVETYQHRSGRTGRAGRGGEVVILYGPREKRELAELERAVGRTFKRVNPPTPEEVLEAKWHHLLARLARVPERDYKPYLDFAGRLFAEGRVEVVAALMALLLGGAPKEKSLLTGEEGWLTFKATGPRLTLPRLVALLKEKGLEVGKIAQGEEGFYVDLRPQDLPRLAEVQGLRLERARRVEALPEPPPNRRRVRG, from the coding sequence ATGGAGTTCAAAGACTTTCCCCTGAAGGAAGAGATCCAGGAAGCCTTGGCCCGGCGGGGCATCACCGCCCCAACCCCTATCCAGGCGGCGGCGTTGCCCTTGGCCCTGGAAGGCAAGGACCTCATCGGCCAGGCCCGTACGGGCACCGGCAAGACCCTGGCCTTCGCCCTGCCCATCGCCCAGGCCCTGGAGCCGAGCCCGGTGCGGGGGCGGAAGCCCAGGGCCCTGGTCCTCACCCCCACCCGGGAACTGGCCCTCCAAGTGGCGGGGGAGGTGAGCGCCGTGGCCCCCCACCTGAAGGTGGTGGCGGTCTACGGGGGTACCGGCTACGCCAAGCAAAAAGAGGAGCTGGCCCGGGGAGCGGACGTGGTGGTGGCTACCCCGGGGCGGGCCCTGGACTACTTAAAGCAAGGGGCTCTGGACCTTTCTGAGGTGCGCATCGCCGTCTTGGACGAGGCGGACGAGATGCTTTCCATGGGCTTTGAGGAGGAGGTGGAGGCCATCCTTTCCGCCACCCCGGCGGAGCGGCAGACCCTCCTCTTCTCCGCCACCCTGCCTTCTTGGGCCCGGAGGCTCGCCGAGCGGTACATGAAGGCCCCCGTGGTCATCAACGTGGTGCGGGAGGAAGGGGTCACCTACCAGGAGGAGGCCATCCTGGCCCCAAGCGACCGCCTGGCCCTCCTTTCCGATCTCCTCTACGTGAAGGCGCCGAAGCGGGCCATCGTCTTCACCCGTACCAAGGCGGAAACCGAGGAGGTGGCCACGGGGCTTCTGCGCCTTGGGCACCCTGCCCGGGCCATCCACGGGGACCTTTCCCAGACGGATCGGGAGCGGGTGATGCGGGCCTTCCGCGAGGGGGAGGTGCGGATCCTGGTGGCCACGGACGTGGCGGCGCGGGGTCTGGACATCCCCGAGGTGGATCTGGTGGTCCACTACCGCTTGCCCGACAAGGTGGAAACCTACCAACACCGCTCCGGCCGGACCGGGCGGGCCGGGCGGGGGGGCGAGGTGGTGATCCTCTACGGCCCCCGGGAGAAGCGGGAACTCGCCGAGCTGGAGCGGGCGGTGGGGCGTACCTTCAAGCGGGTGAACCCCCCCACCCCCGAGGAGGTCCTGGAGGCCAAGTGGCACCACCTCTTGGCGCGGCTGGCCCGGGTGCCGGAGCGGGACTACAAGCCCTACCTGGACTTTGCCGGCCGCCTCTTCGCCGAGGGGCGGGTGGAGGTGGTGGCGGCCCTCATGGCCCTTCTCTTGGGCGGGGCGCCCAAGGAGAAGAGCCTCCTTACGGGAGAGGAGGGCTGGCTCACCTTCAAGGCCACGGGGCCCAGGCTCACCCTGCCCCGGCTGGTGGCGCTTTTAAAGGAGAAGGGCCTCGAGGTGGGAAAGATCGCCCAAGGAGAGGAAGGGTTCTACGTGGACCTCCGTCCCCAGGACCTGCCCCGGCTGGCTGAGGTGCAGGGGCTCAGGCTGGAAAGGGCCAGGCGGGTGGAGGCCCTGCCCGAGCCTCCACCTAACCGACGTCGGGTGCGGGGTTAG